TAGTTGACCCAGAAGTTGCGCTGGGAGACCACGGTTGAAAAGAGGGACGTGTAGCCGCCAAAGCCGTCGGCATCGATGGCCGCAGGGACATTCGGGTCCATGCCGCGGTCGAGCAGCCACTCGCCGATTTCCACGTCGTCGAAGTATGCCGCAATGTGCAGGAGCGTGGCGCCCTCGAGCGGTGTTCCCTGGGCGGTGTACGGACCTGCTGCGCAGGCCGGCGCCATCGGAAAGATCGCCGCCTTCGGGAAGGTGCGCGTGAGCAGTTGCGGGTCGCGCAGCAGGTGGGCCTCGAGCAGGTCGAGCCGACCGCGATGAAATGCCATGATCGGCGTGTCGGACGGCTCGAAGCCGTGCTCGACATACAGCTCCAGGATGCGGTGCTTCGCCGCCGAGTTCCGGCTGTCGGTGCCGAGCAGGTGCTCCATGACGTTGGGCTCGACACCGTTGGGGCCATCGGCGCGCACGCCGAGCGAGAAGAGCACCGCCGTCCCCGGGACGTTCAGCGTATACGCGGGGCCGGCGAGCGAGTCGTGCTTGACCGGCGGCCGCCCCGCCAGGTCGTAGATCATCTGCACCGTGCCGGGATGGCCCTGCAGGGCGGCCCGACCGGCGGCATTCTCCAGGTCGCGAGCACCACGGGCATGCAGTTGGCGGATCAGCTCGTCGCGACCAAGGTTCGCCGCGTAGCTCATCGGCGGCCCCCAGTTGCTGTCGGGGCGGAGCAGCACCGTCTCATGAAGCAGGGCCGGATTCGCATCGACGAGCGACAGCACCTTGGTGCGGTCATCGCGCCAGATCCCATCGACCAGCTCCACGGCGACGACCAACCTTGGCCAGCTCGACGCGCGATAACTCTTCGCGAGGACGCGCTGCGCCTCGGCGAGTTTCGCCGCCGCGGGATCGGCTGGTTCGGGGTGGAGTTCGCGCCATTCGGCGATCGCCGCGGCGTCACCGGCGTGGATCGCCTTGAGGAATTCCTTGGCCTGGCGATGCAGCTGGTCGAGATCGGGGCGGACGGGAAGATCACGGGCGGGCATGACGAACCTCCTTGGTGTGCCCGTGGTCCGCTGGCGCCGGGCGAAGGAGGGTCATGGGTACGTCCCGGGTACTGCTCGGCACGCTGCTCAGGTGGACTCGGTCCTGTCCGCGGACGGGAGGCGCCCTGCGCGCCTGCCTCGAAATTACTGCTCGTGCCGTGCAGCCGACAGGGAGGGGTGCGTTCGTTTCATGTGTGCGACGTGGCTACCTATCTCGGCCGCTGGGCCGTAGGATTCCCCGTTGCTGCACGCATTTCTCCCCTGGGACCAGGTCGACATGCCCCTCCTGAGTACCTACGAGCTGACCAAACGGTACCCCGGTGGGGTGACGGCGCTCGACAATCTGACGCTCGACCTCGAGCCCGGTGTCATCGGGCTGGTCGGTGCCAACGGCGCCGGCAAGAGCACCTTCCTCAAGATCATGCTCGGCCTCCTCCCGCCCACCAGCGGGTCGCTGACCGTGCTCGGCATCGACGCCACCACCCGTGGCACCGAGCTGCGTCAGTACCTCGGCTACATCCCCGAGTTCGACTGCCTGCCGGCCGATCGCACCGCGACCGATCTGGTGACGCACCTCGCCCGGGTCTCCGGGCTGCCGGCCACGGCCGCGCGCGAGCGTGCCGCCGAGATGCTCCGGCACGTGGGTCTCTACGACGAACGGTATCGGCCGATTGGTGGCTACTCGACGGGGATGAAGCAGCGCGTCAAGCTGGCGCAGGCGCTGGTACACGATCCGAAACTCTTGCTGCTCGACGAGCCCACCAATGGGCTCGATCCGGCCGGCCGC
Above is a genomic segment from Gemmatimonadota bacterium containing:
- a CDS encoding ABC transporter ATP-binding protein, with product MPLLSTYELTKRYPGGVTALDNLTLDLEPGVIGLVGANGAGKSTFLKIMLGLLPPTSGSLTVLGIDATTRGTELRQYLGYIPEFDCLPADRTATDLVTHLARVSGLPATAARERAAEMLRHVGLYDERYRPIGGYSTGMKQRVKLAQALVHDPKLLLLDEPTNGLDPAGRTDMLDLIKRTGREFGISVIVATHLLGEVEEVCDFLVAIDGGRLLRAAPLKEFVQETELLVVEIVGDADAFMAMLVARGLPARMGAGGAIAIQVGSDSPFDIVRDVAAEMGVGLLRVARRRDRLEDLFHVDDAVIAGGMHG
- a CDS encoding ankyrin repeat domain-containing protein yields the protein MPARDLPVRPDLDQLHRQAKEFLKAIHAGDAAAIAEWRELHPEPADPAAAKLAEAQRVLAKSYRASSWPRLVVAVELVDGIWRDDRTKVLSLVDANPALLHETVLLRPDSNWGPPMSYAANLGRDELIRQLHARGARDLENAAGRAALQGHPGTVQMIYDLAGRPPVKHDSLAGPAYTLNVPGTAVLFSLGVRADGPNGVEPNVMEHLLGTDSRNSAAKHRILELYVEHGFEPSDTPIMAFHRGRLDLLEAHLLRDPQLLTRTFPKAAIFPMAPACAAGPYTAQGTPLEGATLLHIAAYFDDVEIGEWLLDRGMDPNVPAAIDADGFGGYTSLFSTVVSQRNFWVNYGSGQPDEARFTRLLLDRGADPNVRASIRAQLEEGHGGGPIHEVRGVTPLGWGEQYHARIFVSRESMRLVEERGGGR